In Strix aluco isolate bStrAlu1 chromosome 22, bStrAlu1.hap1, whole genome shotgun sequence, a genomic segment contains:
- the RCC2 gene encoding protein RCC2 has protein sequence MPRRKAAGPPWEAAPGNGAAAAAAAGRRRPGPAAAGGRRRPRPERGGGSSGGSSDEEAPRERRPRDGSPGGRRPGRPGGAGSGGAGGGGGGGGGGGGGGAARGQSVVICEPEHSKERVKLEGSRCRGQLLIFGATNWDLIGRKEVPKQQVAYRNLGQNLWGPHRYGCLSGIQVRSVVSGPCAAHSLLITAEGKLWSWGRNEKGQLGHGDTKRVEAPKLIEVLGGEAIVLAACGRNHTLALTESGSVFAFGENKMGQLGLGNQTDAVPSPTQIMYNGQPITKLACGAEFSMIMDCKGNLYSFGCPEYGQLGHNSDGKFIARAQRIEYDCELVPRRVAIFIEKTKDGQILPVPNVVVRDVACGANHTLVLDSQKRVFSWGFGGYGRLGHAEQKDEMVPRLVKLFDFPGRGAAQIYAGYTCSFAVSETGGLFFWGATNTSRESTMYPKAVQDLCGWKIRSLACGKSSIIVAADESTISWGPSPTFGELGYGDHKPKSSTAAQEVKTLDGIYTEQVAMGYAHSLVIARDETDAEKEKLRKLPEYNPRTI, from the exons ATGCCCCGGCGGAAAGCGGCGGGGCCGCCCTGGGAAGCGGCTCCGGGCaacggggcggcggcggcggcggcggcggggaggcggcggcccggccccgcggcggccggagggaggcggcggccgcggcccgagc gaggaggagggagcagcggAGGGAGCAGCGATGAAGAAGCGCCTCGAGAGCGGCGGCCGCGGGACGGCAGCCCCGGAGGGAGGCGGCCCGGCAGGCCCGGGGGGGCCGGGAGCGGAGGGGccggtggaggaggaggaggaggaggaggaggaggaggaggaggcgcgGCGAGGGGACAGAGCGTCGTGATCTGCGAGCCCGAGCACAGCAAGGAGCGCGTC AAGCTGGAGGGTTCCCGGTGCCGGGGGCAGCTCCTCATCTTCGGAGCCACCAACTGGGACCTGATCGGCCGCAAAGAAGTGCCTAAGCAGCAAG TTGCATATCGGAATCTGGGCCAGAACTTGTGGGGGCCGCACAGGTACGGGTGTCTCTCAGGTATTCAGGTGCGGAGCGTGGTGTCGGGACCCTGCGCTGCGCACAGCCTGCTCATCACCGCCGAGGGCAAGCTCTGGAGTTGGG GTCGCAACGAAAAAGGGCAACTGGGCCACGGGGACACGAAGCGGGTGGAAGCCCCGAAGCTCATCGAGGTGTTGGGGGGTGAAGCCATCGTGCTGGCAGCCTGCGGCCGGAACCACACCCTGGCACTTACAG aGAGTGGCTCGGTGTTTGCCTTCGGCGAGAATAAAATGGGGCAGCTGGGGTTGGGGAACCAGACAGACGCCGTACCCAGCCCTACACAG aTCATGTACAACGGGCAGCCCATCACCAAGCTGGCCTGCGGGGCTGAATTCAGCATGATCATGGATTGCAAAGGAAACCTCTACTCCTTTGGGTGCCCTGAGTACGGGCAGCTGG GGCATAATTCGGATGGGAAATTCATCGCCCGGGCGCAGCGGATAGAGTACGACTGCGAGCTGGTGCCGCGCCGCGTGGCCATCTTCATCGAGAAGACCAAAGATGGGCAGATCCTGCCCGTCCCCAACGTGGTGGTGCGGGACGTGGCATGCGGGGCCAACCACACG CTCGTCCTGGACTCGCAGAAGCGCGTTTTCtcctgggggtttgggggttaCGGGCGGCTGGGCCACGCCGAGCAGAAGGACGAGATGGTGCCTCGGCTGGTCAAGCTCTTCGACTtcccggggcgcggggcggcgcagATCTACGCCGGCTACACGTGCTCCTTCGCCGTCAGCGAGACAG GCGGCTTGTTTTTTTGGGGTGCCACCAACACCTCCCGGGAGTCCACCATGTACCCCAAAGCTGTGCAGGACCTCTGCGGCTGGAAAATCCGCAGCCTGGCCTGTGG GAAGAGCAGCATCATCGTGGCAGCAGATGAGAGCACCATCAGCTGGGGTCCCTCGCCCACCTTCGGGGAACTG GGCTACGGGGACCACAAGCCCAAATCCTCGACGGCCGCCCAGGAGGTGAAGACCCTGGATGGGATCTACACGGAGCAG GTGGCCATGGGCTACGCCCACTCGCTGGTGATCGCCCGCGACGAGACCGACGCCGAAAAGGAGAAGCTCCGCAAGCTGCCCGAGTACAACCCCCGCACCATCtga